In Populus trichocarpa isolate Nisqually-1 chromosome 16, P.trichocarpa_v4.1, whole genome shotgun sequence, a genomic segment contains:
- the LOC7464100 gene encoding sigma factor binding protein 1, chloroplastic: MDNYHIDLVGGGVQERKGTKIAKTKKKPMKVVYISNPMKFKISASGFRALVQELTGQDSELPDPTKIVDDDDHGVGGNYRTVSNASKTVVDDHCALEVPTKDPSQEQPPARQDAPFGSFDDVFMPQMLENVAGIMPSNSWYEAYSYGYGEKPCSII, translated from the coding sequence ATGGACAATTATCATATTGACCTGGTAGGTGGTGGTGTGCAAGAAAGAAAGGGAACAAAAATagccaaaaccaagaaaaagccTATGAAAGTAGTGTACATATCCAACCCCATGAAGTTCAAGATTAGTGCATCTGGATTTAGGGCTTTGGTTCAAGAACTCACCGGCCAAGATTCTGAATTGCCAGACCCTACTAAGATTGTGGACGATGATGATCATGGTGTCGGTGGAAATTATCGAACGGTTTCAAATGCTTCAAAAACTGTTGTTGATGATCACTGTGCACTAGAGGTCCCCACAAAGGATCCTAGTCAAGAGCAGCCGCCTGCAAGACAAGATGCTCCATTTGGGTCTTTCGATGACGTTTTCATGCCTCAGATGTTAGAGAATGTTGCTGGAATAATGCCATCAAATTCATGGTACGAAGCTTACTCATATGGATATGGTGAGAAGCCTTGCAGTATAATTTGA
- the LOC7458924 gene encoding nudix hydrolase 16, mitochondrial, with amino-acid sequence MTELVARTGRQQQRYEAGCWLVAGCIPFKYRSFADNEDGKSEKVVEVLMINANSGPGLLFPKGGWETDETVEEAAAREALEEAGVRGDLLHFLGQYEFKSKTLQDKFSPEGLCKASMFALLVKEELQCWPEQNTRQRSWLTIPEAGECCRYKWMKDALEERFTKWLDDQMISRSKKANDVNSSASSPEEH; translated from the exons ATGACAGAATTGGTGGCTCGCACTGGCCGCCAACAGCAACGTTATGAAGCCGGTTGTTGGCTGGTCGCGGG GTGCATTCCTTTCAAGTACAGAAGCTTTGCGGACAACGAGGATGGCAAATCTGAGAAAGTTGTTGAGGTTTTAATGATAAACGCAAACAGTGGACCTGGTCTTCTCTTCCCGAAG GGTGGCTGGGAAACTGATGAAACTGTTGAAGAGGCAGCAGCACGGGAAGCTCTAGAAGAAGCTGGAGTTCGAGGTGATTTGCTG CATTTTCTGGGACAATACGAATTCAAAAGCAAAACCCTCCAAGACAAGTTTAGTCCAGAAGGTTTGTGTAAAGCTTCCATGTTTGCTTTGCTTGTGAAAGAGGAGCTCCAATGTTGGCCAGAACAGAACACTCGACAGAGAAGTTGGCTTACCATTCCTGAAGCTGGAGAGTGCTGTCGGTATAAATGGATGAAAGATGCCCTCGAGGAACGTTTTACAAAATGGCTTGATGATCAAATGATTAGCAGATCAAAGAAAGCCAATGATGTAAATTCGTCTGCTTCATCTCCGGAAGAGCATTGA
- the LOC7464101 gene encoding phosphatidylinositol 4-phosphate 5-kinase 4, which produces MSCSCINVKSKALEKMSKEQSTVFRAWEATIRKTQAAKKRANSIFGTISIAHAEDDNDDDNDNRNLAEPYHAEKILPNGDYYTGQWYDNFPHGQGKYLWTDGCMYVGEWYKGKTMGRGRFSWPSGATYEGEFKSGYMDGIGTYTGSNGDTYRGQWVMNMKHGHGLKHFSNGDWYDGEWRRGFQEGNGKYEWKNGNHYVGEWKNGLMCGKGGFVWTNGNKFDGNWEDGLPKGNGTFKWLDGSFYVGNWSKDPSEQNGTYYPSESSVEGLEWDPQDVYKVHLSDSQVCPGERVSVLPSQKKLAVWNSSKGGGGEKPRRMSVDGRVSVGIERAFDRMNMWEGEDNTSTAGDRGRFSDADLLGLNAEEGIPKMMPIMRLPKACKRQGETISKGHKNYELMLNLQLGIRHSVGRPAPSASLDLKASAFDPKEKVWTRFPPEGSKYTPPHQSTEFKWKDYCPLVFRTLRKLFKVDPADYMLSICGNDALRELSSPGKSGSFFYLTNDDRYMIKTMKKSEAKVLIRMLPAYYNHVRSYENTLVTKFYGLHCVKLNGTAQKKVRFIIMGNLFCSEYTIHRRFDLKGSSLGRTTDKPESEIEATTILKDLDLNFIFRLQKAWFQEFCRQVDRDCELLEQERIMDYSLLVGLHFREVSPNGDLITSGMRTPPGETESDDGPRLSRADMDQLLLDPDMWSRIKLGINMPARAERTVRRSDCEYLLVGEPTGELYEVVMFFGIIDILQDYDISKKLEHAYKSIQYDPTSISAVDPKQYSRRFRDFLLKIFEEEI; this is translated from the exons ATGTCATGTTCGTGTATTAACGTGAAGAGCAAGGCATTGGAAAAAATGAGCAAAGAACAAAGCACTGTTTTTAGGGCATGGGAGGCCACGATACGCAAGACTCAAGCTGCGAAGAAACGAGCAAATAGCATCTTTGGTACGATCTCTATAGCTCATGCCgaggatgataatgatgatgacaaTGATAATAGAAACTTGGCGGAGCCTTACCATGCTGAGAAGATTTTGCCTAATGGGGATTATTATACAGGGCAATGGTATGATAATTTCCCTCATGGACAAGGCAAATATTTATGGACCGACGGGTGCATGTATGTCGGCGAGTGGTACAAGGGGAAAACGATGGGGAGAGGAAGGTTTAGTTGGCCTTCTGGAGCTACTTACGAGGGAGAATTTAAGAGTGGATATATGGATGGGATTGGTACATATACCGGGTCTAATGGGGATACATATAGAGGACAATGGGTTATGAACATGAAACATGGTCATGGCTTAAAGCATTTTTCGAATGGAGATTGGTATGATGGCGAATGGCGCCGCGGATTTCAAGAGGGAAATGGGAAATATGAATGGAAGAATGGTAACCATTATGTTGGTGAATGGAAGAATGGTTTAATGTGTGGTAAGGGAGGTTTTGTGTGGACAAATGGGAATAAGTTTGATGGGAATTGGGAAGATGGTTTGCCTAAAGGGAATGGAACATTCAAATGGCTTGATGGGAGTTTTTATGTGGGGAATTGGAGTAAGGATCCAAGTGAACAAAATGGGACTTATTATCCTTCAGAGTCATCCGTAGAAGGTCTTGAATGGGATCCTCAGGATGTGTACAAGGTTCATTTGTCTGATTCTCAGGTTTGTCCCGGGGAGAGGGTTTCAGTATTGCCATCTCAGAAGAAGCTTGCAGTTTGGAATTCATCGAAAGGCGGTGGTGGAGAGAAGCCCAGGAGGATGTCTGTTGATGGGAGGGTAAGTGTGGGCATAGAGAGGGCATTTGATAGGATGAATATGTGGGAGGGAGAGGATAATACTAGTACTGCTGGTGACCGTGGGAGATTTTCGGATGCTGATTTGTTGGGTCTAAATGCTGAGGAAGGGATTCCAAAGATGATGCCAATTATGAGATTACCGAAAGCTTGTAAGAGACAAGGAGAGACAATATCCAAAGGGCataagaattatgaacttatgCTCAATCTACAGCTAGGAATCAG GCATTCTGTTGGAAGACCTGCTCCATCTGCATCCCTTGACCTGAAGGCTTCAGCTTTTGATCCTAAGGAAAAAGTATGGACCAGATTTCCTCCAGAAGGAAGCAAATACACTCCGCCGCACCAGTCAACGGAATTCAAATGGAAGGACTACTGCCCATTGGTTTTCAG GACTCTGAGGAAACTGTTCAAGGTGGATCCAGCAGATTACATGCTATCCATCTGCGGAAATGACGCGCTTCGCGAGCTCTCATCTCCTGGAAAAAGtggtagttttttttacttgacgAATGATGATCGATACATGATAAAGACAATGAAAAAATCAGAAGCAAAA GTGCTTATAAGGATGCTTCCTGCCTATTACAACCATGTCAGGTCCTATGAGAACACCTTAGTGACCAAATTTTATGGTCTGCATTGTGTTAAGTTAAATGGGACTGCTCAGAAGAAG GTACGCTTCATCATCATGGGAAATCTCTTCTGTTCTGAATATACCATCCATAGACGCTTCGACCTGAAAGGATCTTCCCTTGGTCGAACCACGGATAAGCCAGAATCGGAGATTGAAGCAACCACTATCCTCAAAGACCTTGATCTGAACTTCATATTCAGACTACAGAAAGCTTGGTTTCAAGAGTTTTGCAG GCAAGTGGATAGGGACTGTGAGCTTCTTGAACAGGAGAGAATTATGGACTATAGTCTTTTGGTGGGTCTTCATTTTAGAGAAGTATCACCAAACGGAGATCTGATTACCTCTGGAATGCGGACACCTCCAG GCGAAACTGAAAGTGACGATGGACCTCGCCTTTCGAGAGCAGATATGGATCAGCTTCTTCTAGACCCTGACAT GTGGTCTCGAATCAAATTGGGTATAAACATGCCAGCACGAGCTGAAAGAACAGTAAGAAGAAGTGATTGTGAGTATCTTCTTGTAGGAGAGCCAACTGGAGAGCTTTATGAAGTTGTAATGTTCTTTGGTATAATTGACATACTTCAAGACTATGACATTAGCAAGAAGCTAGAGCATGCATATAAGTCCATCCAATATGATCCAACCTCAATTTCAGCTGTCGATCCTAAGCAATATTCAAGGCGATTTCGTGATTTCTTACTCAAAATTTTTGAGGAAGAAATTTGA